Part of the Mustelus asterias unplaced genomic scaffold, sMusAst1.hap1.1 HAP1_SCAFFOLD_3995, whole genome shotgun sequence genome is shown below.
gtgtgcggaacttggctatcagtttctgctcagcgactctgcgctgtcgtgtgtcgtgaaggccgccttggagaacgcttacccgaatatctgatattcgggtaagcgttctccaaggcagccttcacgacacacgacggcgcagagtcgctgagcagaaactgatagccaagttccgcacacatgaggatggcctcaaccgggatattgggttcatgtcacactatttgtaatccccacagcttgcctgaacctgcagagtttcactggctgtcctgtctggagacaatacacatctttttagcctgtcttgatgctctctccactcacattgtttgtatcttaaagacttgattagctgtaagtattcgcattccaactattattcatgtaaattgagtttgtgtctttatatgccctgtatgtgaacagaattcccactcacctgaagaaggggcttgggtctccgaaagcttgtgtggcttttgctaccaaataaacctgttggactttaacctggtgttgttaaacttcttactgtgtttaccccagtccaacgccggcatctccacatcagaggatgatcgtcagagagctgctctctccgctttctgttttttctttctttcgcgcccgggtgcGCTCTGTCAGACTtgtttcaaactgcgcatgcgcagttcagagctccgatcggcccgccagcgctaagccccgcccacagtgcggatcgggccggagacggcaaaacgcgtatgggcgcgttgcaaagaggattccaggcgcggatctatttgacgcccggattcggcacttagactcaaaatggtaaaattcccccctatgtGTTTTAATGTCACAGAGAATTCTTTTTTACATCTCAGTGTTCCCACTTGGTTgttatttaattttgtgtttgGGATTAGAACTACTGATTCAAATGTAATACACAGTTTTGTCCATCTAATTAAGATAATGATGACTCAGATGAGGAACCACAAAACTCAAAGAAAGCAGTACAGAGGAACAGGAATGGAAAGAGAAAGACTGAACAAGAATCAGAGGAGCAATCGGATGAATCGGAAGAGGAGAAACAAGTGAAAAGTAGAAAGAAAAATGTGAAAAATAGGGCCAAATCAACCAATAGGAACAACACAGATGAAGCAGAGGAAGAAGCTAACAACAGGAAGAACAGGAGAAATGTAAAATTTAAGAAGAAAgattctgatgatgatgagaatgaTGGTGAGTCAATGGAcaagaaaaagaaaggaaaaagggGCAAAAAGCAAGTGGACAGTGAGAGTGAAGAGGATGATAACAAGAAAAGGGGCAAGAAAAAGGATAAGAAAAATAAAAAGGATGGCAATAAAGACAGAGGCAATAAAAAGAAAGGTAGTTCAAGGTATGCCTAATTTTTCTTAAATTTGGAACTGACCGAATGCAAAATTGAGAATGACTTAATAAGTGAGGAATTTGTATATTCATGTTTGCATAACTGATTTGTAATGTTTGCAAAAAACTGACATTTTGCTGTTTTACAGGTGTTTGAAGTTCAGACTGCAGAGATGTTTTTTAATTAACCCCcatttcagatttaaaattgagaCCAGTTTGGTTGTTTTACTGAATTTTCTCCATGACCTCATTTTTAGTTACAGGTAGGAGTTGGCAAAGATCAAAGAATGATTTACTTGACAGTTTGCCACTTTTCATTTAATGATGAATACATTATAGAAAGCAAATATCGTGCAAGTAGGAACAACAGAAATATAAATAAATCAATTGTTGTACAACTTTAATTAAAGTATACTCCTAACCCTGATAAAACAGTATTTGCAAGCCTCATTTTATTGAACGGTAATGCTAAAACATTTTGTACTCTTAGTTACTTCTTTTTATATTAGTGAATATTATGGTGCAGTTGTTGCTCAGGTGCACTGGTAATTTTAATATCTTTAGCAAATAGACTAATACTTAAATCTCAAAAGCAGATGGATGAAGATACTGCTTCAAGAGATATTTCATTAGTTTGCATCAACAAATGAGGCATTGCTTTCAGTATTACATTGTAAACAAATGCCCATTTGAGAACGAACCTAATGCATGTAATTCTTCACTTCATGGCATGGTCCTAATTGCTGTTGGAAATAGGCAATCTAATGTTTTATCCTTTAATTGGAAACAATCTCAACTTTTGATTGGTTATGGCTTTTCAAACTAGTATCACAAGGTGGCCTCACTCAATTTCATTGACTGAATTTAAAAATGAAGACTCTACAATTTACTTAAAGAtatacgccggaattctaccaccccacccagcaccgaattggagcgggcgaggggtgcacaatgggaatgtccattgacctcaggtgggatttttcggtctcgggttgagtgaggctgtaaaagatTTTATTAATTCTGATTCAAAAAGAGTTCCAATTGATTTGAAGGAATCTGAATTAGGCCAGGTTCACATCATTTTGTCCAATTCATTAAAACAAGTTGTAATCTTTGCGTATGGAGAAACTGTTTGCAGTTTTCTCAGCGCATGCGGTGCAATTTCTAAATTTCCTGATTCCAGCCCTAAGTGTGACAGCTGTTGGCAGCAGGCTGAGTAACTTCACAGGTAAGCAACTTTTCTCTTAAACTTTTGAACATTTAAAACTTAATTGTTTCGCCCTTGAGATGTGAGTCAAAATGCTCTGGTTCATGGGTGGCAAGAGTGATATTCAGGTGAAATGAATGTCATGCCTGCCAGATCAAAAAGTATGGCAATTTCCAAGGTCAGCCTACGTAGAATTACATTCAGCTGTAATTCATCATGGCAGATTCCGCTGTGCAGTAAGCTTGCCTGTGCATGTTTTATGTTTTTATATTCTTTGTCTGGCAACTCGCTGCAAGCCTGAACTCATAAGGGGCCAGCAAATATAACCAATTTTCAATTCAGGGTGGAAACTAGATACCCAGATAACCTTCGGGTTTGAACCCTGGGCTGCAGCTGTGTCACTCATATGACACAATTGTGAAATGTAAATGCACAATTAATGCCAAGCATTACCAGGAGGTGGGAGCTGCCTGCAAAGAATGAGTGGCAAAGGCAGGTAGCAGCCAACAAGCTGCCTGACCTTTCCTTGCAGAAGCCAGCATGCAGTTCATCAGCTGTAGGTTCTGCAGTGGGCTGCAAACTGAAATTATTCAGATGAGGAGATAGCATGATGTTTGGGTGCTGTCAAGCTCAATGGGAATGGCCACTGGGTGATCATACATTGCCAGCACCATGATGAAAAAGGTCCTTAATGAATTTCCCTCCCTTAGGTTTCTATCCTTCCAACTTTCTAAATctgcatttaaatatatttgctcAGAATTCTTATATTTGATACAAAGAGTAGTATTTTCACCCTGTCTGGGTATTAAAACTGACCTTTCGGGGTGGAAAGGCAGAGTTCTAACCAACTAAACAATTCAGTCCATCATACATTGATTTTGATAAGAGAGAATATTTTCAAGACAGAATTGTTAGAACCTGACTTTCTACTGCTACAATGATATAAATTTCTTCAGACCTTTGGCCCTTTTACCTTTGATACTAGATATTATCAGGATAGAGATTGTAAGGCAGATGTTAATTTTCAACCTTTCTTTCAACATTGAAGAACTTACTCTAACTCTAGTCCTTCATAATTCTTCATTGTATGGTTCCAGCAAAGAAAATAGCATTCCTGTGTTGAAGCGAAGTACATCATTTTGTATCTAAGTAAAATGGGAGACACCATTTGAGGGGAAAATCACAGACTTGTTATGTTGGAATGCAGCATTCCCTTTCAAATAATTGACTCATGGCTGAGTAACTAGGAACCTAGCAGTCAATTGctgaagagaaaagaaaaaaaaatcagtacaATAAATATGATTCATAACTTATGATACCCTACACCATGCATCTACAAGATTTCTTTATTTTAACCACTCGTTTCATTacttttcatttttatttaactTATATACATCACAGTACTAAAGTCAGTTTGATAGGTGGTTGAAGGAAAGAGAGATAATGTGATGAGGGAATAGGGTTGACATGAGATTAGAATGACTACTTACAGTGGTCAGGATGGATAGACAAAATCTAGTGTGCTCACTGGTTGTGAGCTTGGAGGCGGGAAGGGCGTTTTCTACCTCCGTTTGAATTAAGTACTTGCAGGAAGATCCATGGTCCACCTTCCAGTCTCATTGCCAATTGAAACCCGTAAGTGGTTAATTAttgggttttaaaaataaattaaggtTGTGATAGCAAGAAAGACTAATTAGACTTAAATAGGACCCGGTTTCTGATTCCTGCTGTATGGTTGTTAACTGTTTCCGAAACTCACATTGGCGATAGTTTTCTTTGTAGGGGAAAGCTATATAGCGTTGGTAAATAGTTTTCTTTTGGTTTCTAGTTCGGAAGAAGAATCTGAAGAAGAAGAAATCATTACGGAAGAAGATATGGCCAAGCTGAAGGATGAAGTAGAAGAAAAAAAGAAACTAATTGCAACTTTACGAAATAAACCCTCGCCCATGAAACAGAAATTACAATTACTGAAGTGGGTGCATCTGCTTTAGAAGTCATAATGGTTTATGGCAACTTCTAAAATTGTGACCAGgacattttttaaaacaaatagCTAACACTATAAAAATGCAACGGGATTAGTTTCAACCTAGTCTGGTTTTCAAGAAATGGAGCATAATGATGCAAAGGACACTCACTGTGGGCAGAATTTCCTACCCTTAAGCTATAAACATAAGCTGGGAGCTTCCTGGTCCCAACACTACTCTGCCTGTAAGGATGCCTGGCTGGGAAATCTTCTTGGTGGTGGTCCATTTAGAGGCCTCATTCGGGTCCAACATTCAAGTAAGGGTGATGTTTAAGTCCTTGAGGCTACAGGCCGAATCAGAGGGCATACATCTTTGGAAGGATAGCAGTCCTATCAACAGAAGTGGGCACTGCCTCTGCAGAAGGGGACTGCAAGGGCACCTCTACCTtgattaatggtggccaaagttGTCAGGTCATTTCTCTGGAGGAGAAACCCTTCCGTAGGATGGCTGGTGGCAGTTGTTGTCCATTGATTACTGGGGGTTACACAAGTACCTGCCAGGTTTGatgcggaggtgggggggggggggaggaagggagggggggggggggggagggggggggagggggggggagggaggggggggtggggcgggggggaggggggggtggggcgggggggagggggggagggggggcggggggggcggtgggggggggagggagtggtggtggtgggtagctGGGTAGCTGGGGGGTGAGCTGGTAGTGGAGAGGTGGGCTGCACCTACAACTGGGTAGGTCATTCTCAATTACCCCACAAATGGGCTCTCCTTTATTGCAGATTGGTGACCCACTACTGGTGGATGGCTTCAACAGGTGCAGAGCTGCCTGTGGGAACATCACCTGGAGGTCTGAATGCATTGGGCTATGGCCAGATGCATCTTTTTCAGAAATTCCTCCGGTCTCATTTTGTAACCTGACCCTGTTGACAGGGAAGATTCCATCTTGTAGTTTCCATCTTGGGGTATTTTAAACAGGCATCAATTAAATGGAACTGGTCCTCTTTACATGCATTTCGAGTTGGAAGAGAGTGCAGAGCAATTTTATGGCAGGTGACGATCAGACATTCCTTGGTCTTCCAGTCACCGCTGTCATCCTTCCATCTATAGAAGATGGTGGATATAAAGCAAGCGATCTATTTCAGACAATGTGTGTCCTATGGTGCACCTTTGCTGATGGCTGAAGAGTCCAATCCCTCAGAGGTAGGTTCTGCCACAAGTACCACACATGAAACTGCCAGGTgtcattgtgtttttttttgcattgctGTCTGTTGCCAATCCACGGTAGCCAATTGTCATCTTGGTGATGCATATCAACCCACAGCAGGTGCCACCATTTTCCTCTGTCCTCAGCTGGTGACTCCCAGGTGTGATAATCAATGTTTATGGCCTTCATGTCACACTTGCAAGAATCCTTGAAGTGGAGCTGTGGGGGATCCTATTGGTTGTCTGGCTGTGGCTACTTCACTGTACAGAAATTCCTTGGGTATGCAACTATCTTCCATCCCTGTGGTTGTGACTCCGTCAACAAAACCACCTCTGTTTGATGAACGCTGACAAGCTTGGGAGCCCTGCTGCATACGTTAAGACACaggaccctgttctttgcagacagaaagaacatgtgtacatgctgcacctgtttcagctaaacaaagtaagtgctaattcgctggttcattcctcagggaaaTGCCTTGACCaaccagagtcaagctgcctggtttaaatttcaaacaatgcttggcagttaactctcAGTCACCATGCATGCATGGCAATTAAATATGAACTCTTAATGTTAAACTCACCCCAAGCTGGTTTAATAATTGAATATAGCATTACAGTATTTTGCTGATGGTAACATATTCTAGCTGTATTCAGTGAATTGGATGGAATATGTGACTGTTTGCTTCATTATGTGTGCTGTATAAGtaaatataggatcagaaggattGATCTCTACAGCTATCAGTAAAAGTACACCATATGAAGCCACCCCACCTGCATAAGTAAACACAGAATCAGCCTTTAAAAGTAACTTACTAACCTGAAAATCAATACTTTAGATTTCTACATTGTGCTTTTCTACTCCCTCTCCAGAATTTGTTAGTTCATGGTGGGGTAGATCAGCTGACCACTGTATCCGTGGTCTTTATTTGCAAGACTAGATAGTGATTGCTGCAAGCTATTTACTCAGGCAAAGATCATAGTTGAGCCTGCTTCTATCCCAATCCATTATAAACTTTCTATCAGAGGTTGGATATCAGGAGAATCCTAGCCGACTGCCCCATTTCCAATATCAGTACAGAACAGGGGTCGAACAAAGGATCACTCTCAGTCTCACACCAGGAACTGCATGCATAAACTAAGTCAATCTGCATTATAAAAAGTGGGACATAATACTGTGCCAAACCTGATTTGGATTTTTAATAATGATATGATAACATTAATGAAAATGACAGTCATTTTTTGATGAGCCAAATTTAGGGCCCAGATTTTCGCTTCTGAGTTGTGTGCACAGAGTTGGGAGAATTCCCAGATCCAGAAATCTGACTTTTAAAAGCAGCTGCCCGGATGTCGGATTTTGCATCCACGGGAGCAGGCTAGAATAGGAATCCGGCAGACAGCCCTAGGGGAAATGAGGAGGTTGTTGAGTGCGGAGGCAAGTGGGGCAGAAGGCCTGCCTTGGGGTTTCAGCACTGTGGTCAAAAATAAAAAGTaaagattaaacacaaaacatcaCTCCAACCTAACACCGCTCACTCTCAACACTCTTCCTATGCCCCACCATGCCAATCCATGCCACCTCAAACTCAcctagtatccaccatgggcagacctcaataCTCATGCAGAAATTAGCTGGAGTTCTATGAACAAAAATTATCAGCACCTATTGCAgactttaataaatttaaataaacctTTATTCATAATTTATTTTACTGTATTTCCATTCATTCAGCTAAATTAAATCTTATAATAGCAACCCTGTCATTCAAGTGCACAATCCCCTTTAAAAACAAGgattggaattcatagtcccacaTCAAATAATCTATAACCATTTGTAGCTGTCCCTTAAACAGTGACATGGAATGCATCCTGCTGTGATAAAggaggttgtgaaatcagtcatataGCAATAATCTAGTAACCCCCAGCCTTACGTGAACAGACAGGGTCAAAGAGGAAGGAATAATTTTTAACATTTCAGGCCTTTTTATCAAAGAAGTAAATGGCCAGACTTTTAAATAGCTTCACTGCTTGGCAATGTTCTCTGTCATATCCTTCTGAGAGTTTTAACAGGTAACTTTAACAGGTCTTTCGACAGTTCTAATGAGCTTGACAGTATTGAGTTTATACACTTCATATGCACATTAATGCTTCCTTTTAACAATTCCCAGGGCAACGTATTATCCCAAAAGGCACCTGACTGTACCCAAAGATGTCCTAGAGCTAGTTCCAAAGGGATACCCTACCTTTCCAAAGAGTTATCTTGCCAACCAAATGAATCCACAAACTTCAGACCTGCTCTTACCTTATTTAATCCACACATTAGGGATTTCACACTCCTGGCCTACCAAAGACCTATTTCAGTGGCGAGAGCTAATGACTTAAATGATGAAATGCTGTGGACTTCCAATTTTTGGGCAGTTTGTTACTTTCACCATGACAGGGAGCCTCTCTGTGGTAGTGAAAATCTGGGCCTATATTTCATGTAAACAAATATGTCAAGGTGGCAAAATGCACTAAGCTGCAAAAAATGGAAGTGTGGATATTGGGCGGGAACCTCCAGGAAAAAGTAACCTGACAACACTCAGCGCTGAATTCTCCTCTTTGTGAGTACTGTGATAAGGTAGGTCTTTTGTTCTCCATCCTTTTCTCGAGTTGAGGTTATTTATTTATGCCAAACAGGCACCCAGCAAAATCCCAATCACAAAGAGGATGGCCACCCAATGCAGAATCTTAGTGGTGTTCCAGTGGGAATGTTGTGCAGCTTCAAATATACTGACTGGCCATTCAGAGGGGACAGAGAGCCCCCGAAGTAAATTCAACCATTACTTTTTCAGCCAAGACATGTTTTCAAAAGATAAGGCTTAATGCTGAAACAGAGGAATAGGAATCTGCTATATTGTGAATAGTGCAagaagagattttccagcaggtgCATGTGTTGCCTTACTTTGTTCACTTTGTAATGAAGCTGAAATTGCTAATAGTTTGCTAAGGCCATCACGTTCAATATGGATGGGGTGAACATTTAGGATTTGCTTATGTTTATCTTTATGCCCTATATTAGGTAGAATGTGACACAATACTTTGTTTGGTCTGAAGTAAACTTTGACAGTGATACCGTTGCTAATCATGGACAAGGAAAACATGTTGATTTTGATATAATTAGTTGCTACATCTTTAGCGTGGTGTAGCTTTTGTTTCATCAAGTCATTTCTGCCCAATTTTCAGGGAAGCGCAGGAATTTGTGGAGAAATTTGAAGGTGCACTTGGGAAAGGAAAAGGCAAAAAATTTTATGCCTATAAAGTAATGATGACAAAAGTAAGTGACTGAACACTGGGGTAGGATTACATCTGTGTCTTTTCTTGCTGTTAGTTTTTATTGAAAGCTTTCTTGCAATATTTCTACATGAAGCCACTGTATCTTTGCTGACTGTTGTTAGTTGCGTTTTCTTATCCTAATGGGTCTATGTAGTACATCTCTGTATATCTTTGAGATTGTGCATAATCCACCTGGTTCCAATATGCACCGATGCCCACCCATCCACTCCATACCCTCCACTTCACCCTTAAGCAAATGTAGTTTTAAAAAATCGCAGGTTAATatgtgtcattggcaaggccagcatttattggccatccctagttgctcttgaggaaCCCAGTTTCTTATTGAATAGATTTTAGAAGAGTGTAACCATAAAGTGAATTATTACTATTGTACTT
Proteins encoded:
- the LOC144490900 gene encoding uncharacterized protein LOC144490900; this encodes SIEVDNDEGDDEEQDEETDNDDSDEEPQNSKKAVQRNRNGKRKTEQESEEQSDESEEEKQVKSRKKNVKNRAKSTNRNNTDEAEEEANNRKNRRNVKFKKKDSDDDENDGESMDKKKKGKRGKKQVDSESEEDDNKKRGKKKDKKNKKDGNKDRGNKKKGSSSSEEESEEEEIITEEDMAKLKDEVEEKKKLIATLRNKPSPMKQKLQLLKWVHLL